Proteins encoded by one window of Manihot esculenta cultivar AM560-2 chromosome 10, M.esculenta_v8, whole genome shotgun sequence:
- the LOC110624892 gene encoding ras-related protein RABF1 isoform X2: MGCSSSLPDRSSRRLSGLGNPESNGVPDAKNLRVKLVLLGDSGVGKSCIVLRFVRGQFDPTSKVTIGASFLSQTIALQDSTTVKFEIWDTAGQERYAALAPLYYRGAAVAVIVYDITSPESFNKAQYWVKELQKHGSPDIVLALVGNKADLHENREVPVQDGMDYAEKNGMFFIETSAKTADNINQLFEEIGKRLPRTPPS; this comes from the exons ATGGGTTGTTCATCTTCTCTTCCAG atagGAGTTCTAGGCGGTTGAGTGGACTTGGCAATCCTGAGAGCAATGGAGTGCCTGATGCCAAAAACCTACGGGTGAAG CTGGTGTTGTTAGGTGATTCTGGTGTTGGTAAAAGCTGTATTGTTCTACGCTTTGTTCGTGGACAATTTGATCCAACATCCAAG gtAACTATTGGAGCTTCATTTTTGTCACAGACAATTGCTTTGCAAGATTCTACAACAGTTAAGTTTGAAATATGGGACACTGCAGGACAAGAAAG ATATGCTGCGCTGGCACCACTATACTACAGAGGTGCTGCAGTTGCAGTTATTGTATATGATATAACAAGCCCAGAGTCATTCAATAAAGCACAATATTGGGTCAAG GAACTACAAAAACATGGGAGCCCTGATATAGTCCTGGCTTTAGTTGGGAACAAGGCTGATCTTCACGAGAATCGAGAAGTACCTGTTCAA GATGGTATGGACTATGCTGAGAAGAACGGAATGTTCTTCATTGAGACTTCTGCCAAGACTGCAGATAATATAAATCAGCTGTTTGAG GAAATTGGTAAGCGACTTCCACGTACACCACCATCATGA
- the LOC110624892 gene encoding ras-related protein RABF1 isoform X3, with protein sequence MGCSSSLPDRSSRRLSGLGNPESNGVPDAKNLRVKLVLLGDSGVGKSCIVLRFVRGQFDPTSKVTIGASFLSQTIALQDSTTVKFEIWDTAGQERYAALAPLYYRGAAVAVIVYDITSPESFNKAQYWVKELQKHGSPDIVLALVGNKADLHENREVPVQDGMDYAEKNGMFFIETSAKTADNINQLFELRAAS encoded by the exons ATGGGTTGTTCATCTTCTCTTCCAG atagGAGTTCTAGGCGGTTGAGTGGACTTGGCAATCCTGAGAGCAATGGAGTGCCTGATGCCAAAAACCTACGGGTGAAG CTGGTGTTGTTAGGTGATTCTGGTGTTGGTAAAAGCTGTATTGTTCTACGCTTTGTTCGTGGACAATTTGATCCAACATCCAAG gtAACTATTGGAGCTTCATTTTTGTCACAGACAATTGCTTTGCAAGATTCTACAACAGTTAAGTTTGAAATATGGGACACTGCAGGACAAGAAAG ATATGCTGCGCTGGCACCACTATACTACAGAGGTGCTGCAGTTGCAGTTATTGTATATGATATAACAAGCCCAGAGTCATTCAATAAAGCACAATATTGGGTCAAG GAACTACAAAAACATGGGAGCCCTGATATAGTCCTGGCTTTAGTTGGGAACAAGGCTGATCTTCACGAGAATCGAGAAGTACCTGTTCAA GATGGTATGGACTATGCTGAGAAGAACGGAATGTTCTTCATTGAGACTTCTGCCAAGACTGCAGATAATATAAATCAGCTGTTTGAG CTTAGAGCTGCAAGCTGA
- the LOC110624892 gene encoding ras-related protein RABF1 isoform X1 gives MGCSSSLPDRSSRRLSGLGNPESNGVPDAKNLRVKLVLLGDSGVGKSCIVLRFVRGQFDPTSKVTIGASFLSQTIALQDSTTVKFEIWDTAGQERYAALAPLYYRGAAVAVIVYDITSPESFNKAQYWVKELQKHGSPDIVLALVGNKADLHENREVPVQDGMDYAEKNGMFFIETSAKTADNINQLFEGGQHLGFVWMSVKL, from the exons ATGGGTTGTTCATCTTCTCTTCCAG atagGAGTTCTAGGCGGTTGAGTGGACTTGGCAATCCTGAGAGCAATGGAGTGCCTGATGCCAAAAACCTACGGGTGAAG CTGGTGTTGTTAGGTGATTCTGGTGTTGGTAAAAGCTGTATTGTTCTACGCTTTGTTCGTGGACAATTTGATCCAACATCCAAG gtAACTATTGGAGCTTCATTTTTGTCACAGACAATTGCTTTGCAAGATTCTACAACAGTTAAGTTTGAAATATGGGACACTGCAGGACAAGAAAG ATATGCTGCGCTGGCACCACTATACTACAGAGGTGCTGCAGTTGCAGTTATTGTATATGATATAACAAGCCCAGAGTCATTCAATAAAGCACAATATTGGGTCAAG GAACTACAAAAACATGGGAGCCCTGATATAGTCCTGGCTTTAGTTGGGAACAAGGCTGATCTTCACGAGAATCGAGAAGTACCTGTTCAA GATGGTATGGACTATGCTGAGAAGAACGGAATGTTCTTCATTGAGACTTCTGCCAAGACTGCAGATAATATAAATCAGCTGTTTGAG GGCGGCCAGCATCTGGGTTTCGTTTGGATGTCAGTAAAGCTGTAG
- the LOC110624651 gene encoding glycerol-3-phosphate dehydrogenase SDP6, mitochondrial, giving the protein MSSATRFRRLGAVSIITATAAATGGSILFSPNLATNDRGGGPAFDSVRQKIIDPNAVIPSRAAQESVLSGATAANALDVLVIGGGATGCGVALDAVTRGLRVGLVEREDFSSGTSSRSTKLIHGGVRYLEKAVFNLDYGQLKLVFHALEERKQVIDHAPHLCHALPCMTPCFDWFEVVYYWMGLKMYDLVAGPRLLHLSRYYSAEESLELFPTLAKKGNDRSLRGTVVYYDGQMNDSRVNVALACTAALAGAAVVNHAEVVSFLKDEANERIIGARIRDNLSGKEFDAYAKVVVNAAGPFCDSVRKMAKNDAQPMICPSSGVHVVLPDYYSPEGMGLIVPKTKDGRVVFMLPWLGRTVAGTTDSNTDIAVLPEPHEDEIQFILDAISDYLSVKVRRTDVLSAWSGIRPLAIDPSAKNTESISRDHVVCEDYPGLVTITGGKWTTYRSMAEDAVDTAIKSGKLSPTNGCLTQNLRLIGGDGWEPSSFTVLAQQYVRMKTVGGKVVPGVMDTAAAKHLSHAYGTWAERVAAIAQDEGLGKRLAHGYPFLEAEVAYCARNEYCESAVDFIARRSRLAFLDTDAASRALPRIIKILANEHSWDKARQKRELENAKQFLETFKSSKNAHLNDGKH; this is encoded by the exons ATGTCTTCCGCGACCAGATTCCGCCGCCTCGGTGCCGTCTCTATTATCACCGCCACGGCAGCCGCTACCGGAGGCTCCATTCTCTTCTCCCCCAACCTAGCCACCAACGACCGTGGGGGTGGGCCTGCTTTCGATTCTGTCAGGCAGAAAATTATTGATCCCAACGCTGTCATTCCGTCTCGAGCAGCTCAGGAGTCAGTTTTGTCTGGTGCAACTGCTGCTAACGCCCTTGATGTTCTCGTGATCGGCGGTGGTGCCACCGGCTGTGGAGTGGCGCTCGATGCTGTCACCAGAGGACTTCGCGTTGGTCTCGTTGAGAGAGAGGATTTCTCTTCTGGTACCTCTTCGAGGTCCACGAAGCTAATTCATGGAG gaGTTCGCTATTTGGAGAAAGCAGTATTTAATCTTGATTATGGTCAATTGAAGCTAGTTTTCCATGCCCTCGAGGAGCGGAAACAGGTTATTGATCATGCACCACACCTGTGCCATGCTTTGCCTTGCATGACACCTTGTTTTGACTGGTTTGAGGTAGTATACTACTGGATGGGCTTGAAAATGTACGATTTGGTAGCAGGACCACGCTTGTTACATTTGTCCAGATATTATTCTGCTGAAGAGTCCCTTGAATTGTTTCCCACTCTTGCAAAAAAGGGTAATGATAGAAGCTTGAGGGGCACAGTGGTGTATTATGATGGACAGATGAATGACTCAAGGGTTAATGTTGCTTTAGCATGTACTGCTGCTTTAGCTGGTGCTGCAGTGGTCAATCATGCAGAAGTGGTATCTTTTCTAAAAGATGAGGCTAACGAGCGGATAATTGGTGCACGTATTCGGGACAATCTATCAG GCAAAGAGTTTGATGCCTATGCAAAAGTCGTTGTGAATGCGGCTGGCCCATTTTGCGACTCTGTAAGGAAAATGGCTAAGAATGATGCACAACCTATGATCTGTCCTAGCAGTGGTGTACATGTTGTTCTCCCTGATTATTATTCTCCAGAGGGAATGGGTTTGATTGTTCCTAAAACAAAGGATGGACGAGTTGTTTTCATGTTGCCGTGGTTGGGAAGAACTGTAGCTGGAACTACGGATTCTAACACAGACATCGCTGTTCTTCCAGAGCCGCATGAAGATGAGATTCAGTTTATACTTGACGCTATCTCAGATTACCTTAGTGTTAAG GTACGCCGCACTGACGTTCTTTCAGCCTGGAGTGGTATTCGCCCATTAGCTATTGATCCATCAGCAAAGAATACTGAGAGCATCTCCAGAGATCATGTTGTATGTGAAGATTATCCTGGTTTGGTCACAATCACAGGTGGAAAATGGACTACTTACAGAAG CATGGCAGAAGATGCTGTTGATACTGCTATAAAGTCTGGAAAACTAAGTCCTACAAATGGATGTTTAACTCAAAACCTCAGGCTGATTGGTGGCGATGGATGGGAGCCTTCGTCATTCACTGTTCTTGCTCAACAATATGTACGCATGAAGACAGTTGGTGGTAAAGTTGTCCCTGGAGTAATGGACACTGCTGCTGCTAAGCATTTATCACATGCATATGGAACATGGGCAGAACGAGTGGCTGCTATAGCTCAG GATGAAGGTCTAGGGAAGCGGCTTGCCCATGGCTACCCTTTTCTAGAAGCAGAGGTTGCATACTGTGCCCGAAATGAATACTGCGAATCTGCTGTCGATTTTATTGCTAGGAGATCGCGGCTTGCTTTCCTGGATACTGATGCAGCAAGCCGGGCATTGCCACGCATCATTAAAATATTGGCAAATGAGCACAGTTGGGATAAGGCAAGGCAAAAACGAGAGTTAGAGAATGCCAAACAGTTTCTGGAAACTTTCAAGTCTTCAAAAAATGCTCATTTGAATGACGGGAAACATTAA